The Terracoccus luteus genome includes a region encoding these proteins:
- a CDS encoding DUF262 domain-containing protein — protein sequence MKGYPTSFVGMFRVLNADAPRVASIEIPLIQRDYAQGRPDAKYVRDMFLDSLYTAVTSGPPVGLDFVYGEVRHGKFEPLDGQQRLTTLFLLHWYLAFRTGTLEASHPWTHFTYATRPSARRFCEQLVANPPAADLAGPPSVWITDQSWYLHLWRFDPTVEAMLVMIDAIAARLADADPMAAWAALTDADDPAVWFQLLPVADMGAVDDLYIKMNSRGKPLTAFEAFKAHFGQVIEHTGRTAEFGELIDGPWTDLLWPYRGDNDIVDDEFMRFFDFILEVCEWREGRVRGDEQLRLERRAELLFSPANERHGEHLDFVFDAFNRWPKGRDLDTFFESLFTTAAHGSGVRLFGAPSPNLFLACCERFGAMRGNTRAFSLTDTLLLYAVLVHRIEGTDDPAQRLRVLRNANEASQFEMRLQNMPKFIYEVAEFMRVGDLAVLATYNQNQVADEARKQGFREQRPELAATVSRLEDHPILRGTMAAFELDEALPTRAETFEQAFAPSAWSRLTAALVATGPYQRDYPKSDYHLFGSPTAESVWRTLLVDRGDRASLSRTGGVVTQLLDDLAEGVGSTTQRMDEVISAFIERRGASADFDWRYYLARYDCMREGRSGIYYGADHALGYEMTMLDKTVQRSYYRDPYLYAIWREAGSPAEVKDPWFYGYSTTPRWMQFKRSGVGLRSIKAGIALKSGLDEYGRALELILDSRLDLVATEGGHVVVIPQKAVEGAVVDTRDRVQVGAELVIDLVAAGL from the coding sequence GTGAAGGGCTACCCAACGTCGTTCGTCGGCATGTTTCGGGTCCTCAACGCAGACGCACCCCGGGTCGCTTCGATCGAGATCCCGCTCATCCAGCGCGACTACGCGCAGGGCCGCCCTGACGCCAAGTACGTGCGGGATATGTTCTTGGACTCGCTGTACACGGCCGTGACATCCGGCCCCCCTGTCGGTCTTGACTTCGTGTATGGCGAGGTGCGCCACGGCAAGTTCGAGCCCCTCGACGGGCAGCAACGGCTGACCACGCTCTTCCTGCTGCACTGGTACCTCGCATTCCGCACGGGTACTCTCGAAGCGTCGCACCCATGGACCCACTTCACCTATGCGACGCGGCCGAGCGCGCGGCGATTCTGCGAGCAACTGGTGGCCAACCCGCCGGCAGCAGACCTGGCGGGTCCGCCGTCGGTCTGGATCACCGATCAGAGCTGGTACCTCCACCTATGGCGGTTCGACCCGACCGTCGAAGCGATGCTTGTCATGATCGACGCGATCGCGGCCCGCCTCGCAGATGCCGACCCCATGGCTGCATGGGCGGCACTGACGGATGCCGACGATCCCGCGGTGTGGTTCCAGTTGCTGCCGGTTGCGGATATGGGGGCTGTCGACGACCTCTATATCAAGATGAACTCACGCGGTAAGCCGCTTACCGCCTTCGAGGCATTCAAGGCCCACTTCGGTCAGGTCATCGAGCACACCGGCCGCACCGCCGAGTTCGGCGAGCTGATCGACGGCCCGTGGACCGACCTCCTCTGGCCGTATCGGGGTGACAACGACATCGTCGACGACGAGTTCATGCGCTTCTTCGACTTCATCCTCGAGGTCTGCGAGTGGCGCGAAGGGCGCGTCAGGGGCGACGAGCAGCTTCGGCTCGAACGCCGCGCGGAGTTGCTGTTCTCTCCCGCCAACGAGCGACATGGTGAACACCTCGACTTCGTCTTCGACGCCTTCAATCGCTGGCCGAAAGGCCGCGACCTGGACACCTTCTTCGAGTCGCTCTTCACGACCGCGGCCCATGGATCGGGTGTTCGCCTCTTCGGCGCGCCCAGCCCTAACCTGTTCCTAGCCTGCTGCGAGCGGTTCGGAGCCATGAGAGGCAACACCAGGGCGTTCTCTCTCACCGACACCTTGCTGCTTTACGCCGTCCTCGTCCACCGGATCGAGGGCACTGACGACCCCGCGCAGCGCCTGCGGGTCCTGCGCAACGCGAACGAGGCGTCGCAGTTCGAGATGCGTCTGCAGAACATGCCCAAGTTCATCTATGAGGTCGCCGAATTCATGCGGGTTGGCGATCTTGCTGTGCTGGCGACGTACAACCAAAACCAGGTCGCTGACGAAGCACGCAAGCAGGGCTTCCGCGAGCAGCGTCCTGAGCTCGCTGCGACCGTGTCCAGGCTCGAGGATCACCCGATTCTGCGTGGCACGATGGCGGCATTCGAGTTGGACGAAGCCCTCCCTACTCGCGCCGAGACGTTCGAACAAGCGTTCGCGCCGTCCGCCTGGTCGAGGCTAACGGCGGCTCTGGTCGCCACGGGCCCGTACCAGCGCGATTACCCGAAGTCGGACTATCACCTCTTCGGTTCACCGACGGCCGAGAGCGTGTGGCGGACACTTCTGGTCGACCGCGGTGACCGCGCCAGTCTGTCGCGCACCGGTGGCGTCGTCACCCAGCTGCTCGACGACCTTGCTGAGGGCGTCGGTTCGACCACCCAACGGATGGACGAAGTGATCAGCGCGTTCATCGAGAGGCGCGGTGCCTCCGCCGACTTCGACTGGCGCTACTACCTCGCCCGCTACGACTGCATGAGGGAAGGTCGCTCCGGCATCTATTACGGCGCCGACCACGCGCTGGGCTACGAAATGACCATGCTCGACAAGACCGTGCAGCGCAGTTACTACCGCGACCCGTACCTCTACGCCATCTGGCGCGAGGCCGGATCCCCGGCGGAAGTAAAGGATCCTTGGTTCTACGGCTACTCCACGACACCCCGCTGGATGCAGTTCAAGCGCAGCGGGGTTGGCCTGCGGAGCATCAAGGCGGGAATCGCCCTCAAGAGCGGGCTCGATGAGTACGGCCGGGCGCTGGAGTTGATCCTCGACTCCCGCCTAGATCTGGTTGCAACCGAGGGCGGGCACGTTGTGGTGATCCCGCAGAAGGCCGTCGAAGGGGCGGTAGTGGACACGCGAGATCGCGTCCAGGTCGGCGCAGAGCTTGTCATCGACTTGGTCGCAGCTGGACTGTAG
- a CDS encoding DUF262 domain-containing protein translates to MKATTATLEPRTVGSISGEFFIPAYQRGYRWGEQEVRLLLDDITEAAGGDYYLQPVVVKQLAGGDRSELVDGQQRLTTLYLILRAIKRYLPFTELPYSLSYETRPGSATYLDNPTEDGSLENIDYFHIYAASQCIDAWFASRPNPTTAAMKLYEGLTESVRVIWYEAPSTEEFDSRTLFTRLNIGQIPLTDAELVKAFLLSRVERQFETAAQWDSIERDLRAPQVWAFATGQPDGGATRISLLLDTLADAEDDNVHDWHVRPAFRTFETLRPLIVKDGQALWDRVVDLHSLILGWHDDRDLFHKIGYLVAARRATFSALVRDARGTTKTEFHARLDRQIRDSLRLSANDLAALTYQSTKTSRVLLLMNAETVRRNTNSSERYSFDAHAQRLWSREHIHAQNSQGLNTVDQWTTWLKEHRDALDALDLSTQSLADIKSRIDIAVPTITAEKFEALHQEITQLFSDAADTVDPDDPGSTEHSEVDSITNLALLASTDNSVLNNSVFEVKRRRVIALDRNGAYIPVCTRNAFLKYYTDAGAQLHFWGPRDRDGYLAAMQTVLAPYLLEDRPGSTSEDEEEITL, encoded by the coding sequence GTGAAGGCTACGACCGCGACCCTCGAACCACGCACCGTCGGATCGATCTCTGGCGAGTTCTTCATCCCTGCCTACCAGCGCGGCTATCGCTGGGGCGAGCAGGAGGTAAGGCTGCTCCTCGACGACATCACCGAGGCTGCCGGGGGCGACTACTACCTTCAACCCGTCGTCGTGAAGCAACTTGCAGGAGGCGACCGTTCGGAACTGGTCGATGGCCAGCAGAGGCTCACAACGCTGTATCTGATCCTCCGAGCCATTAAACGCTACCTGCCGTTTACCGAACTGCCGTACTCGCTCAGCTACGAAACGAGGCCGGGCAGCGCCACCTATCTCGACAACCCGACCGAGGACGGAAGTCTGGAGAACATCGACTACTTCCATATCTACGCGGCGTCGCAATGTATCGACGCCTGGTTTGCGAGCAGGCCAAACCCCACAACCGCAGCGATGAAGCTCTATGAAGGCCTAACTGAGTCGGTGCGTGTGATCTGGTACGAGGCACCCAGCACCGAGGAGTTCGACTCTCGCACCCTGTTCACGCGCCTTAACATAGGGCAGATTCCGCTCACCGACGCCGAACTCGTTAAGGCGTTCCTCCTGTCGCGTGTCGAGCGGCAGTTCGAAACCGCAGCGCAATGGGACAGCATCGAACGCGACCTCCGGGCGCCCCAAGTGTGGGCGTTCGCGACCGGCCAGCCGGATGGCGGCGCAACCCGCATCAGCCTTCTCCTGGACACGCTGGCCGATGCCGAGGACGACAACGTACACGACTGGCACGTCCGGCCCGCCTTTCGCACGTTCGAAACGCTCCGCCCTCTCATCGTCAAGGACGGCCAAGCCCTCTGGGACCGGGTGGTTGACCTGCATTCCCTCATCTTGGGGTGGCACGACGACCGCGATCTGTTCCACAAGATCGGCTACCTCGTGGCTGCACGCCGAGCCACGTTCAGTGCGCTCGTCAGGGATGCGCGCGGCACGACGAAGACCGAGTTCCACGCAAGGCTCGACCGCCAGATCCGCGACAGCCTGAGGCTGTCGGCTAACGACCTCGCCGCACTCACGTACCAGTCGACCAAGACGTCCCGCGTGCTGCTTCTGATGAACGCCGAGACCGTGCGCCGCAACACGAACTCCTCCGAGCGCTACTCCTTCGACGCACACGCTCAGCGCCTCTGGTCACGCGAGCACATCCACGCCCAGAACTCACAGGGTCTCAACACCGTCGACCAATGGACTACATGGCTGAAAGAGCACAGGGATGCCCTGGATGCTCTAGACCTCTCCACGCAATCGTTGGCCGATATCAAGTCCCGGATCGACATCGCAGTGCCGACCATCACCGCCGAGAAGTTCGAGGCGCTGCACCAAGAGATCACCCAACTGTTCTCCGACGCCGCCGATACGGTCGATCCGGACGACCCGGGCTCGACCGAGCACAGCGAGGTGGACTCGATCACCAACCTCGCGCTGCTCGCCAGCACAGACAACAGCGTCCTCAACAACTCGGTCTTCGAGGTGAAGCGCCGACGGGTGATCGCGCTAGACCGCAACGGCGCATACATCCCTGTCTGCACCCGAAACGCCTTCCTGAAGTACTACACAGACGCGGGAGCACAACTTCACTTTTGGGGACCGCGCGACCGCGACGGCTACCTCGCCGCCATGCAGACCGTGCTAGCGCCGTACCTCCTCGAGGATCGGCCGGGAAGCACCAGTGAGGACGAAGAGGAGATCACGCTGTGA
- a CDS encoding ribonuclease H-like domain-containing protein yields MDAATQTLFDAGNAFETLVNARLGEAAGAVVMSDDDGWDANTEATLAAMHSGVPLIVNGRLPRAGAMVGAPDLLVLMGEGYVPVDVKLHGTRQDSARRAVWVSSLAEPSRRWKQVGLSDATRSMEDDGLQLAHYTRMLQALGLHAGDDYVMGGIIGSSDYSDLGGDPWLVVWYELNAPRKDTFSASTESGRAKRSLLERYDHEFAFRLQVAETARAGDEIVRPFHVTECARCVWEEYCVQVAGPEDASFAIRTGLPTAQQWRYLYDLGLTTVADLATAGDDPPEPWSPRDTQPGGRAQQKYSALVRRARMALSGVAFEPHEDWPQVPSADVEVDFDIEWDLEGRIYLWGLRVRQGQDESTAVFDPVLSYAPLDDDGAADLAQEFATRLGRVISEAEAAGKSVTVFHWSHPERSRTSNHPAVHALLERHALDLHAWYTKHFFPRDGASIKVVAPIFGFRWAVDDAGGAESQVRIEVARGGGEDAAAAIEWLSRYNESDVAAQAAIRDGLRRSRPERDAH; encoded by the coding sequence GTGGACGCGGCGACCCAGACGCTCTTCGACGCAGGGAACGCGTTCGAAACCCTGGTGAATGCCCGCCTCGGGGAGGCCGCCGGCGCGGTCGTGATGTCCGACGATGACGGCTGGGACGCCAATACGGAGGCCACCTTGGCGGCGATGCATTCTGGAGTGCCGCTGATCGTCAACGGGCGCCTTCCGCGCGCGGGGGCGATGGTCGGGGCTCCGGACCTGCTCGTGCTGATGGGGGAGGGGTACGTGCCGGTGGATGTGAAGCTGCACGGGACGCGCCAGGACTCCGCTCGCCGTGCCGTATGGGTGTCGTCGCTGGCTGAACCATCGCGCCGATGGAAGCAGGTCGGCCTGTCGGATGCGACTCGGTCGATGGAGGATGACGGGCTCCAGCTCGCTCACTACACACGGATGCTCCAGGCGCTGGGGCTCCATGCCGGCGATGACTACGTGATGGGCGGGATCATCGGCTCGTCCGACTACTCCGATCTGGGGGGCGATCCGTGGCTCGTCGTCTGGTACGAGCTGAACGCGCCGCGGAAGGACACCTTCTCTGCCAGCACCGAGTCCGGGCGAGCGAAGCGCAGCCTGTTGGAGCGCTACGACCACGAGTTCGCGTTCCGTCTGCAGGTGGCCGAGACCGCGAGAGCGGGCGACGAGATCGTGCGGCCGTTCCACGTCACCGAATGCGCTCGCTGCGTGTGGGAGGAGTACTGCGTCCAAGTCGCTGGGCCGGAGGACGCGTCGTTCGCGATCCGGACCGGCCTCCCCACCGCGCAACAGTGGCGGTACCTGTACGACCTGGGCCTGACCACGGTCGCCGATCTCGCCACCGCCGGCGACGATCCCCCTGAGCCATGGTCGCCTCGTGACACCCAACCCGGGGGGAGGGCACAGCAGAAGTACAGCGCGCTGGTGCGGCGCGCGCGGATGGCCTTGTCCGGCGTCGCGTTCGAGCCGCACGAGGACTGGCCGCAGGTCCCGTCCGCGGACGTCGAGGTGGACTTCGACATCGAGTGGGACCTCGAAGGCAGGATCTACCTCTGGGGCCTGCGGGTCAGGCAGGGCCAGGACGAGTCCACCGCTGTCTTCGACCCGGTCCTCTCCTACGCCCCGCTCGATGACGATGGCGCCGCCGACCTGGCGCAGGAATTCGCCACACGGCTCGGTCGAGTGATCTCGGAGGCCGAGGCGGCGGGGAAGTCCGTCACGGTCTTCCACTGGTCGCACCCGGAGCGCAGCCGGACCAGCAACCACCCCGCGGTGCACGCCCTCCTCGAGCGCCACGCCCTCGACCTGCACGCCTGGTATACGAAGCACTTCTTTCCGCGCGACGGAGCGTCCATCAAGGTGGTTGCTCCGATCTTCGGGTTCCGCTGGGCGGTGGACGACGCCGGCGGCGCCGAGTCCCAAGTCCGGATCGAAGTGGCCCGCGGCGGCGGCGAAGATGCGGCCGCGGCGATCGAGTGGCTGTCCCGCTACAACGAGTCGGACGTTGCGGCCCAGGCTGCGATCAGGGACGGGCTGCGCAGGTCACGGCCTGAACGAGACGCGCACTGA